One window of Microbacterium sediminis genomic DNA carries:
- the atpB gene encoding F0F1 ATP synthase subunit A: MADGNVFTPPSITDFFPDAILTIGGVDIMTRINLAQVLATIVLVLLLVLGTRRLTVVPGRFQSVLEFGFGFVRNNIAYDLLGEKDGRRFVPLLTAMFLTILFMNVTGVVPGINIAGTSVIGAPLVFALVAYVVFIYAGIKKHGAFRYLKNSLLPGGVPIYLAPMIMVIEFISTFIVRPVSLTLRLLMNMMVGHFMLALFFAATNFFVLSLPSLMGVFSIGSFAMGLLFMLFELFVAFLQAYVFTILTAVYIQLSLADEH, translated from the coding sequence ATGGCCGACGGCAACGTTTTCACCCCGCCGTCGATCACCGACTTCTTCCCGGACGCGATCCTCACCATCGGTGGCGTCGACATCATGACGCGAATCAACCTCGCGCAGGTGCTCGCGACGATCGTGCTGGTCCTCCTCCTGGTGCTCGGCACCCGCCGCCTCACGGTCGTGCCGGGCCGCTTCCAGAGCGTGCTCGAGTTCGGCTTCGGCTTCGTGCGCAACAACATCGCCTACGACCTCCTCGGCGAGAAGGACGGCCGGCGCTTCGTGCCGCTGCTGACGGCGATGTTCCTCACGATCCTCTTCATGAACGTGACGGGCGTCGTGCCGGGCATCAACATCGCCGGCACCTCGGTGATCGGCGCCCCGCTCGTGTTCGCGCTTGTCGCGTACGTGGTCTTCATCTACGCGGGCATCAAGAAGCACGGCGCGTTCCGCTACCTCAAGAACTCGCTCCTGCCCGGCGGCGTGCCGATCTACCTGGCGCCGATGATCATGGTCATCGAGTTCATCTCGACCTTCATCGTGCGTCCGGTCTCGCTCACGCTGCGACTGCTGATGAACATGATGGTCGGGCACTTCATGCTCGCCCTGTTCTTCGCGGCGACCAACTTCTTCGTGCTGAGCCTGCCGAGCCTGATGGGCGTGTTCTCGATCGGCTCGTTCGCCATGGGCCTGCTGTTCATGCTCTTCGAGCTGTTCGTCGCCTTCCTCCAGGCCTACGTCTTCACCATCCTCACCGCGGTGTACATCCAGCTGTCGCTCGCGGACGAGCACTGA
- the atpE gene encoding ATP synthase F0 subunit C, giving the protein MDATTVLAAIEGNIATVGYGLAAIGPAIGLGILFGKVIESTARQPELAGKFQQTMWIGLAFIEILALIGIVTPFIFAAV; this is encoded by the coding sequence GTGGACGCAACGACGGTTCTCGCCGCCATTGAGGGCAACATCGCCACCGTGGGCTACGGCCTCGCGGCGATCGGTCCGGCCATCGGTCTGGGCATTCTCTTCGGCAAGGTCATCGAGTCGACCGCCCGTCAGCCCGAGCTTGCCGGCAAGTTCCAGCAGACCATGTGGATCGGTCTTGCCTTCATCGAGATCCTCGCGCTGATCGGCATCGTGACGCCGTTCATCTTCGCTGCGGTCTGA
- a CDS encoding F0F1 ATP synthase subunit B, which produces MLNALVTVAAEEGHTTNPLLPHAYDIIWSAVCLAIVLVVVIFVAIPRLNKVLDARAEAIEGNIEKADAAQKEAEAALEEYTKQLAEARVQAGEIREAATENAKKIVAEAKAQAAAEADRIQAAAQAQIEAERQATLISLRSEVGGIALDLAGNVIGETLSDDEKAKSVVDRFLADLEASQEAAK; this is translated from the coding sequence GTGCTGAACGCTCTTGTCACCGTCGCGGCGGAGGAGGGTCACACGACCAACCCGCTCCTCCCGCACGCGTACGACATCATCTGGTCGGCCGTGTGTCTGGCGATCGTCCTGGTCGTGGTCATCTTCGTCGCGATCCCGCGTCTGAACAAGGTCCTCGACGCGCGCGCCGAGGCCATCGAGGGCAACATCGAGAAGGCCGACGCCGCCCAGAAGGAGGCCGAGGCCGCGCTCGAGGAGTACACCAAGCAGCTCGCCGAGGCGCGCGTGCAGGCCGGTGAGATCCGCGAGGCCGCCACCGAGAACGCCAAGAAGATCGTCGCCGAGGCGAAGGCGCAGGCCGCCGCCGAGGCCGACCGCATCCAGGCGGCCGCTCAGGCGCAGATCGAGGCGGAGCGTCAGGCCACCCTCATCTCGCTGCGCAGCGAGGTGGGCGGCATCGCCCTCGACCTCGCGGGCAACGTGATCGGCGAGACCCTGAGCGACGACGAGAAGGCGAAGTCGGTCGTCGACCGCTTCCTCGCCGACCTCGAGGCGTCGCAGGAGGCCGCGAAGTAA
- a CDS encoding F0F1 ATP synthase subunit delta yields MGSATTQALAASVAVLDKQRIGAATARDLFAAARAVAGSPQLSGALADHSAGPEARTALVASVFGKLSAGARNVIAAAAAQRWSSRRDLIEGIEDLAVRAAAKAEKTADVAGELFGVTRLIASNPELELALGSTLGDPAAKSALIEKLLAGKASETTILIVSELVRELRGRRVRSLLSDVIRTVAAQTGRTVATVTTARPLTDDQAQRLTASLSRSYGGEIALNQIIDADVVGGIRVQIADDVIDGSISARLTDLRQKLAG; encoded by the coding sequence ATGGGCAGCGCGACCACTCAGGCACTCGCGGCATCGGTCGCCGTGCTCGACAAGCAGCGGATCGGCGCCGCCACGGCGCGCGATCTGTTCGCTGCCGCGCGCGCCGTGGCCGGCTCGCCGCAGCTGAGCGGCGCGCTCGCCGATCACTCGGCCGGTCCGGAGGCCCGTACGGCGCTCGTCGCCTCGGTGTTCGGCAAGCTGTCGGCGGGGGCTCGCAACGTCATCGCCGCGGCCGCCGCGCAGCGCTGGTCCTCGCGCCGCGATCTGATCGAGGGCATCGAGGATCTCGCCGTCCGTGCCGCGGCGAAGGCGGAGAAGACCGCCGACGTCGCCGGCGAGCTGTTCGGCGTCACGCGCCTGATCGCCTCGAACCCCGAGCTCGAGCTCGCGCTCGGCAGCACCCTCGGCGACCCGGCCGCCAAGTCGGCCCTCATCGAGAAGCTGCTGGCGGGGAAGGCGAGCGAGACGACGATCCTCATCGTCTCGGAGCTCGTGCGCGAGCTGCGCGGCCGCCGCGTCCGCAGCCTGCTCAGCGACGTCATCCGCACCGTCGCGGCGCAGACGGGCCGCACGGTCGCGACCGTGACGACGGCGCGCCCGCTCACCGACGACCAGGCGCAGCGCCTCACGGCGAGCCTCTCGCGCAGCTACGGCGGCGAGATCGCGCTCAACCAGATCATCGACGCCGACGTCGTCGGCGGCATCCGCGTGCAGATCGCCGATGACGTCATCGACGGCAGCATCTCCGCGCGCCTCACCGACCTGCGCCAGAAGCTGGCCGGCTGA
- the atpA gene encoding F0F1 ATP synthase subunit alpha: protein MADITISPDVIRDALKDFAAAYEPSSSAAAEVGTVVDAADGIAHVSGLPGVMANELIRFEDGTLGLAQNLEEQTIGTVVLGEFAGIEEGQQVTRTGKVLSVPVGEGYLGRVVDPLGNPIDGLGEITGIEGERELELQAAGVMQRKSVHEPMQTGIKAIDAMIPIGRGQRQLIIGDRQTGKTAIAIDTIINQKDNWASGDPDKQVRCIYVAIGQKGSTIASVKGALEEAGAMEYTTIVAAPASDPAGFKYLAPYTGSAIGQHWMYQGKHVLIVFDDLSKQAEAYRAVSLLLRRPPGREAYPGDVFYLHSRLLERCAKLSDELGAGSMTGLPIIETKANDVSAYIPTNVISITDGQIFLQSDLFNANQRPAVDVGISVSRVGGDAQLKHIKSVSGTLKLELAQYRSLEAFAMFASDLDAASRRQLDRGARLTELLKQPQYSPYPVEEQVISIWAGTNGKLDTIPVEDVLRFERQLLDHVRRNTGIIDALKATGKLEDDTKAELEKVVDDFVLEFRSGKGVNIAAPGHEEVGAAEHEDVGQEQIVKGRKA from the coding sequence ATGGCAGACATCACCATCAGCCCCGACGTCATCCGTGACGCGCTGAAGGACTTCGCCGCCGCGTACGAGCCGTCGAGTTCCGCCGCGGCCGAGGTCGGCACCGTCGTCGACGCCGCTGACGGCATCGCCCACGTGTCGGGCCTGCCCGGCGTCATGGCGAACGAGCTCATCCGCTTCGAGGACGGCACGCTCGGCCTCGCCCAGAACCTCGAGGAGCAGACGATCGGTACGGTCGTGCTCGGCGAGTTCGCGGGCATCGAGGAGGGCCAGCAGGTCACCCGCACCGGCAAGGTGCTCTCGGTCCCCGTGGGCGAGGGCTACCTCGGCCGCGTGGTCGACCCGCTCGGCAACCCGATCGACGGCCTTGGCGAGATCACCGGCATCGAGGGCGAGCGCGAGCTCGAGCTCCAGGCCGCCGGCGTCATGCAGCGCAAGTCGGTGCACGAGCCGATGCAGACCGGCATCAAGGCGATCGACGCCATGATCCCGATCGGCCGCGGCCAGCGTCAGCTGATCATCGGCGACCGCCAGACCGGCAAGACCGCGATCGCGATCGACACGATCATCAACCAGAAGGACAACTGGGCCTCGGGCGACCCCGACAAGCAGGTCCGCTGCATCTACGTCGCGATCGGCCAGAAGGGCTCGACCATCGCCTCGGTGAAGGGCGCCCTCGAGGAGGCCGGCGCGATGGAGTACACCACCATCGTCGCGGCCCCCGCCTCCGACCCGGCCGGCTTCAAGTACCTGGCCCCGTACACGGGCTCGGCCATCGGCCAGCACTGGATGTACCAGGGCAAGCACGTCCTCATCGTGTTCGACGACCTGTCGAAGCAGGCCGAGGCCTACCGCGCCGTGTCGCTGCTGCTGCGCCGCCCGCCGGGGCGCGAGGCCTACCCGGGTGACGTCTTCTACCTGCACTCGCGTCTGCTCGAGCGCTGCGCGAAGCTCTCGGACGAGCTGGGCGCCGGTTCGATGACGGGTCTGCCGATCATCGAGACCAAGGCCAACGACGTCTCGGCGTACATCCCGACCAACGTGATCTCGATCACCGACGGCCAGATCTTCCTGCAGTCCGACCTGTTCAACGCGAACCAGCGCCCCGCGGTCGACGTGGGTATCTCGGTCTCGCGAGTCGGCGGCGACGCGCAGCTGAAGCACATCAAGTCGGTCTCCGGCACGCTCAAGCTCGAGCTCGCCCAGTACCGCTCGCTCGAGGCGTTCGCGATGTTCGCGTCCGACCTCGACGCGGCCTCGCGTCGTCAGCTCGACCGCGGTGCGCGCCTGACCGAGCTGCTCAAGCAGCCGCAGTACTCGCCGTACCCCGTCGAGGAGCAGGTCATCTCGATCTGGGCCGGCACCAACGGCAAGCTCGACACCATCCCGGTGGAGGACGTGCTGCGCTTCGAGCGTCAGCTGCTCGACCACGTGCGTCGCAACACGGGCATCATCGACGCCCTCAAGGCGACGGGCAAGCTCGAGGACGACACGAAGGCCGAGCTCGAGAAGGTCGTCGACGACTTCGTGCTCGAGTTCCGCTCGGGCAAGGGCGTGAACATCGCCGCGCCCGGCCACGAGGAGGTCGGCGCCGCCGAGCACGAGGACGTCGGCCAGGAGCAGATCGTCAAGGGCCGCAAGGCGTAA
- a CDS encoding F0F1 ATP synthase subunit gamma: protein MGAQLREYKQKIASAQTTKKITKAMELIAASRIQKAMARVRASSPFSRAVTRAVSAVATHSDIDHVLTREPETVTRSAILLLTSDRGLAGAFNSQVIREALELAELLRSEGKEVVFYLFGRKAVGYFQFRRLASAQQWIGDADTPHFDTAEEIAKALLDAYLLDESEGGVNEIHVVYNRFVSMMTQSPESVRLLPLEVVEAGEADVPAEAEIFPLYEFEPEPELVLDKLLPVYIQSRIFNALLQSAAAKQAATQKAMKSASDNADKLITDYTRLRNNARQAEITQQIAEIVGGADALAH from the coding sequence ATGGGCGCACAACTCAGGGAGTACAAGCAGAAGATCGCTTCTGCTCAGACGACCAAGAAGATCACGAAGGCGATGGAGCTCATCGCGGCTTCGCGGATCCAGAAGGCGATGGCGCGCGTGCGCGCGTCGTCGCCCTTCTCCCGCGCGGTCACTCGTGCCGTCTCGGCCGTCGCCACGCACAGCGACATCGACCACGTGCTGACGCGCGAGCCGGAGACGGTCACGCGCTCGGCGATCCTGCTGCTGACGAGCGACCGCGGCCTCGCGGGCGCCTTCAACTCGCAGGTGATCCGCGAGGCGCTGGAGCTGGCCGAGCTGCTGCGCTCGGAGGGCAAGGAGGTCGTCTTCTACCTCTTCGGTCGCAAGGCGGTCGGCTACTTCCAGTTCCGCCGTCTCGCCAGCGCGCAGCAGTGGATCGGCGACGCCGACACGCCGCACTTCGACACGGCCGAGGAGATCGCCAAGGCCCTGCTCGACGCGTACCTGCTCGACGAGTCGGAGGGCGGGGTCAACGAGATCCACGTCGTCTACAACCGCTTCGTCAGCATGATGACGCAGTCGCCCGAGTCGGTGCGCCTGCTCCCGCTCGAGGTGGTCGAGGCCGGCGAGGCCGACGTCCCCGCCGAGGCGGAGATCTTCCCGCTGTACGAGTTCGAGCCGGAGCCCGAGCTCGTGCTCGACAAGCTCCTGCCGGTGTACATCCAGAGCCGCATCTTCAACGCGCTTCTGCAGTCGGCCGCCGCCAAGCAGGCCGCCACGCAGAAGGCGATGAAGTCGGCCAGCGACAACGCCGACAAGCTGATCACCGACTACACCCGTCTGCGCAACAACGCGCGACAGGCCGAGATCACCCAGCAGATCGCCGAGATCGTCGGCGGTGCCGACGCGCTGGCCCACTGA
- the atpD gene encoding F0F1 ATP synthase subunit beta — translation MTSTATAETSTAVVGRVVRVTGPVVDIEFPHDSIPDMYNALKTTITIGEQSTEITLEVAQHLGDDVVRAISLKPTDGMVRGQEVRDTGAPISVPVGDITKGKVFDVTGNVLNLEEGETFEVTERWPIHRKAPNFDLLESKTQMFETGIKSIDLLTPYVQGGKIGLFGGAGVGKTVLIQEMIQRVAQDHGGVSVFAGVGERTREGNDLIHEMEDAGVFDKTALVFGQMDEPPGTRLRVALSALTMAEYFRDVQQQDVLLFIDNIFRFTQAGSEVSTLLGRMPSAVGYQPNLADEMGVLQERITSTRGHSITSMQAIYVPADDYTDPAPATTFAHLDATTELSREIASKGLYPAIDPLTSTSRIMDPRYLGEDHYRVATSVKQILQKNKELQEIIAILGVDELSEEDKIVVARARRIQQFLSQNTYMAKKFTGVEGSTVPLKETIESFDAIVKGEFDHVAEQAFFNVGGISDVEAKWAQIQKENG, via the coding sequence ATGACCTCCACCGCCACGGCTGAGACCAGCACCGCGGTCGTCGGGCGCGTCGTTCGCGTCACGGGGCCGGTCGTCGACATCGAGTTCCCCCACGACTCGATCCCCGACATGTACAACGCGCTCAAGACGACGATCACGATCGGCGAGCAGTCGACCGAGATCACCCTCGAGGTCGCCCAGCACCTCGGCGACGACGTCGTGCGCGCCATCTCGCTGAAGCCGACGGACGGCATGGTCCGCGGCCAGGAGGTGCGCGACACGGGCGCCCCCATCTCGGTGCCGGTCGGCGACATCACCAAGGGCAAGGTGTTCGACGTCACGGGCAACGTCCTCAACCTCGAGGAGGGCGAGACGTTCGAGGTGACCGAGCGCTGGCCGATCCACCGCAAGGCGCCGAACTTCGACCTGCTCGAGTCGAAGACGCAGATGTTCGAGACGGGCATCAAGTCGATCGACCTCCTCACCCCCTACGTGCAGGGTGGAAAGATCGGCCTCTTCGGCGGTGCGGGCGTCGGCAAGACCGTCCTCATCCAGGAGATGATCCAGCGCGTCGCGCAGGACCACGGTGGTGTATCGGTGTTCGCCGGTGTCGGCGAGCGCACCCGTGAGGGCAACGACCTCATCCACGAGATGGAGGACGCGGGCGTCTTCGACAAGACCGCCCTCGTGTTCGGCCAGATGGACGAGCCGCCGGGGACGCGTCTGCGCGTCGCCCTCTCGGCCCTGACCATGGCCGAGTACTTCCGCGACGTGCAGCAGCAGGACGTGCTGCTGTTCATCGACAACATCTTCCGCTTCACGCAGGCGGGCTCCGAGGTGTCGACCCTGCTGGGCCGCATGCCCTCGGCCGTGGGCTACCAGCCCAACCTCGCCGACGAGATGGGCGTGCTCCAGGAGCGCATCACCTCGACGCGCGGTCACTCGATCACCTCGATGCAGGCGATCTACGTGCCGGCCGACGACTACACCGACCCGGCCCCCGCCACGACGTTCGCGCACCTCGACGCGACGACGGAGCTCTCGCGTGAGATCGCGTCGAAGGGTCTGTACCCCGCCATCGACCCGCTCACGTCGACGAGCCGCATCATGGACCCCCGCTACCTCGGCGAGGACCACTACCGCGTCGCGACGAGCGTGAAGCAGATCCTGCAGAAGAACAAGGAGCTGCAGGAGATCATCGCGATCCTCGGTGTCGACGAGCTCTCGGAAGAGGACAAGATCGTCGTCGCCCGCGCGCGCCGCATCCAGCAGTTCCTCTCGCAGAACACCTACATGGCGAAGAAGTTCACCGGTGTGGAGGGCTCGACCGTTCCGCTCAAGGAGACCATCGAGTCGTTCGACGCGATCGTCAAGGGCGAGTTCGACCACGTCGCCGAGCAGGCGTTCTTCAACGTCGGCGGCATCAGCGACGTCGAGGCCAAGTGGGCGCAGATCCAGAAGGAGAACGGCTGA
- a CDS encoding F0F1 ATP synthase subunit epsilon, whose protein sequence is MALQVSLVSAEAEVWSGEAKLVVTTTTEGQIGFMTGHEPVLAILGDGPVRITQTDDSVIEATAGDGFVSVESDRVTIVAGHAALAS, encoded by the coding sequence ATGGCCCTTCAGGTCAGCCTGGTCTCCGCCGAGGCGGAGGTCTGGAGCGGCGAGGCGAAGCTCGTGGTCACCACGACCACGGAGGGCCAGATCGGCTTCATGACCGGTCACGAGCCCGTGCTGGCGATCCTCGGCGACGGACCCGTCCGCATCACGCAGACCGATGACTCGGTGATCGAGGCGACGGCCGGCGACGGCTTCGTGTCGGTCGAGTCCGACCGGGTGACGATCGTCGCGGGTCACGCCGCGCTCGCGTCCTGA
- a CDS encoding YaaA family protein, with amino-acid sequence MTTVLLPPSETKRAGGSGEPLALDGLALPVLAPQREAVAASLVALAADPDACARVLKLSPRQLGAIDDNAALRTSPTMPAADRYTGVLFDALDAGTFDNAARSWLGAHVLIHTAPFGPVGALDAVPAYRLAAGTSLPGLPPLRRLWAEPTTAALSAVAGLVIDLRSEAYAALGPVPETVASTYVRVVTEGPDGATRALNHFNKKAKGELTRLLCLRRPELASVADFIAWGSEAGVALRPGERSGETELVV; translated from the coding sequence CTGACCACGGTCCTGCTGCCCCCTTCGGAGACGAAGCGGGCAGGCGGATCGGGTGAGCCGCTCGCTCTCGACGGCCTCGCACTGCCGGTGCTCGCACCGCAGCGCGAGGCCGTCGCGGCGTCTCTGGTGGCCCTCGCCGCGGATCCGGACGCGTGCGCGCGCGTGCTGAAGCTCTCGCCCCGCCAGCTGGGCGCGATCGACGACAACGCCGCGCTGCGCACGTCGCCGACCATGCCCGCCGCGGATCGCTACACGGGCGTGCTCTTCGACGCGCTCGATGCCGGCACCTTCGACAACGCCGCGCGCTCGTGGCTCGGGGCGCACGTGCTCATCCACACCGCGCCGTTCGGTCCGGTGGGCGCGCTGGACGCCGTCCCCGCCTATCGGCTCGCCGCCGGCACGTCGCTGCCCGGCCTGCCGCCGCTGCGCCGCCTGTGGGCCGAGCCCACCACGGCGGCGCTGTCCGCGGTGGCGGGGCTCGTGATCGATCTGCGTTCCGAGGCGTACGCGGCGCTCGGGCCGGTGCCCGAGACGGTCGCCTCGACGTACGTGCGGGTCGTGACCGAGGGGCCCGACGGGGCCACGCGGGCGCTCAATCACTTCAACAAGAAGGCCAAGGGCGAGCTCACTCGGCTGCTGTGCCTGCGCCGGCCCGAGCTCGCCTCGGTCGCCGACTTCATTGCGTGGGGGAGCGAGGCCGGCGTGGCGCTGCGCCCGGGGGAGCGATCGGGCGAGACGGAGCTCGTGGTCTGA
- a CDS encoding PP2C family protein-serine/threonine phosphatase — protein MPDATTTAQTQSVPLSSGAEALLTWAGATDRGRKREVNQDAILMACPLFVVADGMGGHIGGEIASANTISRLSDVAESGEITPESIEGALSAAVHDIADHPETTDDGTGTTVTGIYLDPAEPESWVVLNIGDSRVYLQRDEALIQITTDHSLVQELVQAGRLSPEEAESHPYGNVITRAVGPSESVVPDYVRVEVVDGDRFVICSDGLTKELTDYGILHFLRENPNPADAVDAMLEAALENGGRDNISIVVVDVAVTEASSDDAEDEADEGAAEDDEAA, from the coding sequence GTGCCCGACGCGACCACAACGGCGCAGACCCAGAGCGTGCCGCTCTCGAGCGGCGCCGAGGCGCTGCTGACGTGGGCGGGCGCGACGGATCGCGGCCGCAAGCGCGAGGTCAACCAGGACGCGATCCTCATGGCCTGCCCGCTGTTCGTCGTCGCCGACGGGATGGGCGGCCACATCGGCGGCGAGATCGCCAGCGCGAACACCATCTCGCGGCTGTCGGACGTCGCCGAGTCGGGCGAGATCACCCCGGAGTCGATCGAGGGCGCGCTCAGCGCCGCGGTGCACGACATCGCCGATCACCCCGAGACCACCGACGACGGCACGGGCACGACCGTGACCGGCATCTACCTCGACCCGGCCGAGCCCGAGTCCTGGGTCGTCCTCAACATCGGCGACTCGCGCGTGTACCTGCAGCGCGACGAGGCGCTCATCCAGATCACGACCGATCACTCGCTCGTCCAGGAGCTCGTGCAGGCCGGGCGGCTCAGCCCCGAGGAGGCCGAGAGCCACCCCTACGGCAACGTCATCACGCGCGCCGTCGGCCCCAGCGAGAGCGTCGTGCCCGACTACGTGCGCGTCGAGGTCGTCGACGGCGATCGCTTCGTCATCTGCTCGGACGGGCTCACCAAGGAGCTCACCGACTACGGGATCCTGCACTTCCTGCGCGAGAACCCCAACCCCGCCGATGCCGTCGACGCGATGCTCGAGGCGGCGCTCGAGAACGGCGGGCGCGACAACATCTCGATCGTCGTCGTGGACGTCGCCGTGACCGAGGCCTCCTCGGACGACGCCGAGGACGAGGCGGATGAGGGCGCGGCCGAGGACGACGAAGCGGCCTGA